Proteins encoded together in one Apis cerana isolate GH-2021 linkage group LG4, AcerK_1.0, whole genome shotgun sequence window:
- the LOC108002362 gene encoding tyrosine-protein kinase Fer isoform X6, translating into MQKAVDCVKPVEEYRDFIGKHRTRPASPIRFIFDENLVDDTSGKLLPNKLTVDNLTIDWLRNRLTELENSLKATQQSRQNPQYPSENNSDSKISILDYSREREELRLRCQEKKLQRQVDVIRAALNELGCEELPLGYDLSMESSFADSPSISKKNTVADIGLFTLRRNQRFMTIFRSPFKSLPIINDTKDGTIRSSSEGPTPKADNTLPVASFRISHLTTNQKGNGNGGLMEEEWFHGVLPREEVVRLLVTEGDFLVRETTRNDECQIVLSVCWDGHKHFIVQTTPEGHYRFEGPTFPSIQELIRHQWLSGLPVTSRSGAILKTPILRERWELNNDDVILLEKIGRGNFGDVYKAQLKTCKTEVAVKTCKVTLPDEQKRKFLQEGRILKQYDHPNIVKLIGICVQKQPIMIVMELVPGGSLLTYLRKNTNTITQQEQLRMCKDAAAGMRYLESKYCIHRDLAARNCLVGYESIVKISDFGMSREEEEYIVSDGMKQIPIKWTAPEALNFGKYTSLCDVWSYGILMWEIFSKGGNPYSGMSNSQAREKIDAGYRMPAPENTPDEIYRLMLRCWEYEPEKRPHFDQIYTVVETLSQAYL; encoded by the exons ATGCAAAAAGCTGTAGATTGTGTGAAACCTGTAGAAGAATATAGGGATTTTATAGGAAAACATAg AACGCGACCTGCATCTccaataagatttattttcgatgaaaatctCGTGGATGATACATCGGGAAAATTATTACCAAATAAATTAACAGTAGATAATTTAACTATAGATTGGTTAAGAAATCGGTTAACAGAACTAGAAAACTCATTAAAAGCAACTCAACAAAGTCGACAAAATCCACAATATCCATCAGAAAATAATAGCGATTCTaa gaTATCGATTTTGGATTATTCCCGCGAAAGAGAAGAATTACGTTTACGTtgtcaagaaaaaaaacttcaacGACAAGTGGATGTTATTAGAGCTGCTTTGAATGAATTAGGTTGTGAAGAATTACCACTTGGTTATGATCTCTCAATGGAAAGTTCTTTTGCTGATTCGCCTTCTATTAGCAAg AAAAATACAGTTGCAGATATTGGTCTGTTTACATTACGAAGAAATCAACGATTCATGACAATATTTAGATCTCCCTTCAAATCTTTACCAATAATAAACGACACAAAAGATGGAACAATTAGATCGAGTAGCGAAGGTCCTACTCCAAAAGCAGATAATACTCTACCAGTT gCATCTTTTCGGATTTCACATTTAACAACTAATCAGAAGGGAAATGGAAATGGAGGTCTTATGGAGGAAGAATGGTTTCATGGTGTACTACCAAGAGAAGAAGTTGTAAGATTACTTGTCACTGAAGGAGACTTCTTAGTACGCGAAACAACAAGAAATGATGAGTGCCAAATAGTTTTATCTGTCTGTTGGGATGGACACAAGCATTTTATAGTGCAAACTACTCCTGAA ggaCATTACAGATTTGAAGGCCCTACGTTTCCATCAATTCAAGAGTTAATCAGACATCAATGGTTATCCGGATTACCAGTTACCAGTCGATCTGGAGCTATCCTCAAAACACCAATTTTACGTGAACGTTGGGAACTTAATAACGATGATGTAATTCTTCTAGAAAAAATAGGACgg ggtAACTTCGGAGATGTATATAAAGCTCAATTAAAAACCTGTAAGACTGAGGTGGCTGTAAAAACTTGTAAAGTAACGCTACCGGATGAACAAAAACGTAAATTTTTGCAAGAAGGACGTATATTGAAACAATATGATCATCCAAATATAGTAAAGCTTATTGGAATTTGTGTCCAAAAACAACCTATTATGATTGTTATGGAATTAGTTCCCG GCGGTTCACTGTTaacttatttaagaaaaaatactaataCTATTACACAACAAGAACAGCTTCGAATGTGTAAAGATGCAGCTGCAGGTATGCGCTATTTGGAATCTAAATATTGTATTCATAGAGACTTAGCTGCTCGGAACTGTCTCGTAg gatATGAATctatagtaaaaatatcagattttGGAATGtcacgagaagaagaagaatatatagTTTCAGATGGTATGAAacaaattccaattaaatGGACTGCACCAGAAGCATTAAATTTcg gcAAGTATACATCACTTTGTGATGTATGGAGTTATGGAATCTTAATGTGGGAGATATTTTCTAAAGGTGGAAATCCTTACAGTGGAATGTCTAATTCTCAAGCTCGTGAAAAGATAGATGCAG GTTATCGAATGCCAGCACCAGAAAATACACCTGATGAAATATACCGTTTAATGTTACGATGTTGGGAATATGAACCTGAAAAACGTCCTCATTTCGATCAGATATACACTGTTGTTGAAACACTTTCTCAagcgtatttataa
- the LOC108002362 gene encoding tyrosine-protein kinase Fer isoform X5, translated as MGFSTSLQGQSSHEALLARQDAEIKLLETMRRCLTIKVKSDREYASTICSLTMQGKKIERNEDLVGSLIAQSWKDIMDSIDQTAKLIKQQADSIEAIVVEHITTLHSERRRARKIYQEEQTWLNNQFQQLTDDVARKKLEYQKNLEMYKLMRSRFEEHYVKSGRVGRKLDEVREKYQKACRKLHLTHNEYVLLLGAVTECEHDLRTCYLPSLLHRQQAIHQEFITSWKTILQDIVKYSDFTTDKFQEIHRRMQKAVDCVKPVEEYRDFIGKHRTRPASPIRFIFDENLVDDTSGKLLPNKLTVDNLTIDWLRNRLTELENSLKATQQSRQNPQYPSENNSDSKISILDYSREREELRLRCQEKKLQRQVDVIRAALNELGCEELPLGYDLSMESSFADSPSISKASFRISHLTTNQKGNGNGGLMEEEWFHGVLPREEVVRLLVTEGDFLVRETTRNDECQIVLSVCWDGHKHFIVQTTPEGHYRFEGPTFPSIQELIRHQWLSGLPVTSRSGAILKTPILRERWELNNDDGNFGDVYKAQLKTCKTEVAVKTCKVTLPDEQKRKFLQEGRILKQYDHPNIVKLIGICVQKQPIMIVMELVPGGSLLTYLRKNTNTITQQEQLRMCKDAAAGMRYLESKYCIHRDLAARNCLVGYESIVKISDFGMSREEEEYIVSDGMKQIPIKWTAPEALNFGKYTSLCDVWSYGILMWEIFSKGGNPYSGMSNSQAREKIDAGYRMPAPENTPDEIYRLMLRCWEYEPEKRPHFDQIYTVVETLSQAYL; from the exons ATGGGTTTTTCTACGAGTTTACAAGGACAATCATCACATGAGGCGTTACTCGCCCGTCAAGATGCTGAAATTAAACTTCTGGAAACAATGAGACGATGTTTAACGATTAAAGTTAAATCAGATCGTGAATATGCTTCAACGATCTGTTCCTTGACGATGCaaggaaaaaagattgaaCGTAATGAAGATCTTGTTGGTAGTCTAATAGCACAA AGTTGGAAGGATATTATGGACTCTATTGATCAAACagcaaaattaatcaaacaaCAAGCAGATTCTATTGAAGCTATAGTAGTTGAACATATTACAACATTACATTCTGAAAGAAGACGagctagaaaaatatatcaagaagAACAAACATGGTTAAACAATCAATTTCAACAG TTAACTGATGATGTTgccagaaaaaaattagagtaTCAGAAAAATCtagaaatgtataaattgatGAGATCCCGTTTTGAAGAACATTATGTTAAat cGGGTAGAGTTGGTAGAAAATTGGATGaagtaagagaaaaatatcaaaaagctTGTAGAAAACTTCATCTTACCCATAATGAATATGTATTACTTTTGGGTGCTGTAACAGAGTGTGAACATGACTTAAGAACTTGTTACTTACCAAGTTTACTTCATCGACAACAGGCAATTCATCAAGAATTTATAACATCATG GAAAACCATACTTCAGGATATAGTGAAATATTCTGATTTTACAACagataaatttcaagaaatacaTCGGCGAATGCAAAAAGCTGTAGATTGTGTGAAACCTGTAGAAGAATATAGGGATTTTATAGGAAAACATAg AACGCGACCTGCATCTccaataagatttattttcgatgaaaatctCGTGGATGATACATCGGGAAAATTATTACCAAATAAATTAACAGTAGATAATTTAACTATAGATTGGTTAAGAAATCGGTTAACAGAACTAGAAAACTCATTAAAAGCAACTCAACAAAGTCGACAAAATCCACAATATCCATCAGAAAATAATAGCGATTCTaa gaTATCGATTTTGGATTATTCCCGCGAAAGAGAAGAATTACGTTTACGTtgtcaagaaaaaaaacttcaacGACAAGTGGATGTTATTAGAGCTGCTTTGAATGAATTAGGTTGTGAAGAATTACCACTTGGTTATGATCTCTCAATGGAAAGTTCTTTTGCTGATTCGCCTTCTATTAGCAAg gCATCTTTTCGGATTTCACATTTAACAACTAATCAGAAGGGAAATGGAAATGGAGGTCTTATGGAGGAAGAATGGTTTCATGGTGTACTACCAAGAGAAGAAGTTGTAAGATTACTTGTCACTGAAGGAGACTTCTTAGTACGCGAAACAACAAGAAATGATGAGTGCCAAATAGTTTTATCTGTCTGTTGGGATGGACACAAGCATTTTATAGTGCAAACTACTCCTGAA ggaCATTACAGATTTGAAGGCCCTACGTTTCCATCAATTCAAGAGTTAATCAGACATCAATGGTTATCCGGATTACCAGTTACCAGTCGATCTGGAGCTATCCTCAAAACACCAATTTTACGTGAACGTTGGGAACTTAATAACGATGAT ggtAACTTCGGAGATGTATATAAAGCTCAATTAAAAACCTGTAAGACTGAGGTGGCTGTAAAAACTTGTAAAGTAACGCTACCGGATGAACAAAAACGTAAATTTTTGCAAGAAGGACGTATATTGAAACAATATGATCATCCAAATATAGTAAAGCTTATTGGAATTTGTGTCCAAAAACAACCTATTATGATTGTTATGGAATTAGTTCCCG GCGGTTCACTGTTaacttatttaagaaaaaatactaataCTATTACACAACAAGAACAGCTTCGAATGTGTAAAGATGCAGCTGCAGGTATGCGCTATTTGGAATCTAAATATTGTATTCATAGAGACTTAGCTGCTCGGAACTGTCTCGTAg gatATGAATctatagtaaaaatatcagattttGGAATGtcacgagaagaagaagaatatatagTTTCAGATGGTATGAAacaaattccaattaaatGGACTGCACCAGAAGCATTAAATTTcg gcAAGTATACATCACTTTGTGATGTATGGAGTTATGGAATCTTAATGTGGGAGATATTTTCTAAAGGTGGAAATCCTTACAGTGGAATGTCTAATTCTCAAGCTCGTGAAAAGATAGATGCAG GTTATCGAATGCCAGCACCAGAAAATACACCTGATGAAATATACCGTTTAATGTTACGATGTTGGGAATATGAACCTGAAAAACGTCCTCATTTCGATCAGATATACACTGTTGTTGAAACACTTTCTCAagcgtatttataa